The following are encoded together in the Candidatus Omnitrophota bacterium genome:
- a CDS encoding HD domain-containing protein, protein MNIRSYLTPTKKYKLLISSIHSVYRLVNSTYMLNDLIVRLTKLICQLYSADFCQIILLDASGTNANFRCIIKGKTKSIFNKKTRIISSFEKKIIKNLSAIQKERQLIVPMISDDIIGFIETKRNNNKPPFIHSDFEILITLAEQSVIGIRNLQLYEEHQKVVLGSIKSLVTLLDTRIPQEYTHSPYFSRLVTSIGHQMHLDQKQIESLKYASLLHDAGKIDTPPEILAKTSKLTAKEYGIIQKHPIKGAQILRPMLILKPVIAIIMHHHEKYNGTGYPSRLKKGQIPIGARIMAVADAFEAMVYGRPYRERMNINEAIKEIKKKSGTQFDPKVVESFLKVAKRLNARKYLHDSKNTI, encoded by the coding sequence ATGAATATAAGAAGTTATTTGACCCCTACGAAAAAGTATAAGCTGCTCATATCTTCCATACATAGCGTATACCGGCTGGTAAACTCTACATATATGCTTAATGACTTAATAGTCCGTCTCACTAAGCTAATATGCCAGCTATATAGTGCGGATTTTTGCCAGATCATATTATTAGACGCCTCCGGGACTAATGCTAATTTCCGATGCATAATAAAAGGCAAAACAAAATCAATTTTTAATAAAAAAACGAGGATAATCTCATCTTTTGAAAAAAAGATCATAAAGAACCTGTCTGCAATACAAAAAGAGAGGCAGCTCATTGTGCCGATGATATCTGACGATATAATCGGTTTTATTGAAACAAAAAGGAACAACAACAAACCGCCATTCATCCATTCTGATTTTGAAATACTTATTACTTTAGCAGAACAATCGGTGATCGGAATAAGGAACCTTCAGCTATATGAAGAGCACCAGAAAGTCGTGCTTGGAAGCATCAAATCTCTCGTTACACTGCTTGACACCAGAATACCGCAGGAGTATACTCATTCTCCTTATTTCAGCAGGCTGGTAACTTCCATCGGCCACCAAATGCATCTTGACCAGAAACAAATCGAGAGCCTGAAATACGCAAGCCTTCTTCACGATGCAGGCAAAATAGATACGCCTCCGGAAATACTGGCTAAAACATCAAAACTTACTGCTAAAGAATACGGGATAATACAGAAACACCCCATCAAGGGAGCGCAGATATTGCGGCCGATGCTGATACTAAAACCGGTAATTGCTATAATAATGCACCACCATGAAAAATATAACGGCACTGGGTACCCTTCAAGATTAAAGAAAGGGCAAATCCCGATCGGGGCAAGGATAATGGCTGTTGCCGATGCTTTTGAAGCAATGGTATATGGCAGGCCATACAGGGAAAGAATGAATATAAACGAAGCAATAAAGGAAATAAAGAAAAAAAGCGGTACTCAATTCGATCCCAAAGTAGTAGAATCTTTCCTGAAAGTAGCTAAAAGATTGAACGCAAGAAAATACTTGCACGACAGTAAAAACACGATATAG
- a CDS encoding deoxyguanosinetriphosphate triphosphohydrolase, which produces MRTVNIRSIEDKLLAPYAMKSYKSKGRAYPEKEHAYRSAYQRDRDRIIHSAAFRRLEYKTQVFVNHEGDYYRTRLTHTLEVAQIARTIAQALGLNSDLVEAIALAHDLGHTPFGHAGEDALNELMVNFGGFNHNLQGLRVVDKLEERYVNFPGLNLTWELREGIVRHSTAFDHSTALDEFSSDTNPTLETQVVDIADEIAYDNHDIDDGLTSGLLREGDLKTSKLWHKISIEILRKYGKIDEDKKKYLAIRSLIDIQVTDLIKETKRRLDNIRPRSPFEAKNTKEKIVAFSRDMVAFRKPLRGILVERLYKNYRVNRMSSKAKRFIEELYRIYINQPQQLPPVTIKHAEEDGIERAVCDYIAGMTDRYALDEYKKLFDPYEKV; this is translated from the coding sequence ATGAGAACGGTTAATATACGCTCAATAGAAGATAAACTCTTGGCACCTTACGCCATGAAAAGCTATAAAAGCAAAGGCAGGGCATACCCTGAAAAAGAGCATGCATACAGGTCTGCCTATCAAAGGGATAGAGATAGGATAATTCATTCTGCCGCATTCAGAAGGCTGGAATACAAAACACAGGTGTTCGTCAACCATGAAGGGGATTACTACCGCACAAGGCTTACTCATACATTAGAAGTCGCCCAAATCGCTCGAACTATCGCACAGGCTCTTGGCTTAAACAGCGACTTAGTAGAAGCTATAGCGCTGGCGCATGATTTAGGGCATACACCGTTCGGCCATGCAGGAGAAGACGCTTTAAATGAATTAATGGTAAACTTTGGAGGTTTTAATCATAACCTGCAGGGTTTAAGGGTAGTAGACAAACTTGAGGAGCGTTATGTAAATTTTCCGGGATTAAATCTCACCTGGGAACTCAGGGAAGGGATAGTCAGGCATTCCACAGCTTTTGATCATTCCACAGCTTTAGATGAATTCTCCTCTGACACCAACCCGACGCTTGAAACCCAAGTTGTTGATATTGCCGATGAAATAGCCTATGACAACCATGACATTGATGACGGGCTCACTTCAGGGCTGCTCCGGGAAGGGGACTTAAAAACTTCCAAATTATGGCATAAGATAAGTATAGAAATCTTAAGAAAATATGGTAAAATAGACGAAGATAAGAAGAAATACCTGGCTATAAGGTCATTAATTGACATCCAGGTAACTGATCTTATAAAAGAAACAAAACGAAGGCTTGATAATATAAGGCCCAGATCTCCTTTTGAGGCAAAAAATACCAAAGAAAAGATTGTTGCTTTCAGCAGGGATATGGTTGCTTTCAGGAAACCCCTGAGGGGAATCCTTGTTGAGAGGCTTTATAAGAATTATCGCGTAAACAGGATGTCTAGTAAGGCTAAACGTTTTATCGAGGAGCTTTACAGAATCTACATAAATCAACCTCAACAATTACCACCGGTTACCATTAAGCATGCTGAAGAAGATGGTATAGAACGCGCGGTATGCGATTACATAGCCGGTATGACGGACAGGTACGCATTAGATGAATATAAGAAGTTATTTGACCCCTACGAAAAAGTATAA
- a CDS encoding HIT domain-containing protein, with protein MTKRELLWAPWRLKYIRHKKGKKCIFCKAVKSSKADYLIFRMKHAAAMLNIYPYNNGHIMVFPLRHVNRLDKLSKSESGQLFEAVNRAIKLLDKVLKPDGYNIGINILGASGAGIPAHIHVHIVPRWKGDTNFMPIIAGTKVISQSLSELHKLLKDENG; from the coding sequence ATGACAAAAAGAGAATTATTATGGGCACCGTGGAGATTGAAATATATCAGGCATAAGAAAGGCAAAAAGTGCATTTTTTGTAAAGCCGTAAAGTCCTCAAAAGCTGATTATCTCATCTTCAGGATGAAGCATGCCGCAGCCATGCTTAATATATACCCATACAATAACGGCCATATTATGGTCTTTCCGTTAAGGCACGTCAACAGACTTGATAAACTCTCAAAATCTGAATCCGGCCAGCTTTTTGAAGCAGTTAACAGGGCTATAAAGTTACTCGACAAAGTGCTAAAACCGGACGGATACAATATCGGGATAAATATCCTTGGTGCATCAGGAGCAGGAATACCTGCCCATATCCACGTGCACATTGTCCCAAGATGGAAAGGCGACACAAACTTCATGCCTATTATCGCAGGCACAAAAGTGATTTCACAGTCTTTAAGTGAGCTTCATAAATTATTGAAAGATGAGAACGGTTAA
- a CDS encoding YfcE family phosphodiesterase, with translation MHKMKIGVISDTHIPDRADRLPQQVLDAFKGVDMVIHAGDLVNFSVIDELKKYCANVKVVCGNMDSDSECINIPKKEIITVGNFRIGLMHGYGSPASLIENLQKEFKFDNVNMVIFGHSHNAVNEERGGVIFFNPGSPTDKVFARYNSYGIIEINDHIKAKIIKL, from the coding sequence CTGCATAAAATGAAAATCGGGGTTATTTCAGATACCCATATTCCCGACAGGGCAGACCGCCTGCCTCAGCAGGTTCTTGATGCCTTTAAAGGCGTGGACATGGTCATCCACGCAGGCGATTTGGTAAATTTCAGCGTAATTGATGAGCTTAAGAAATATTGTGCTAATGTAAAGGTTGTCTGCGGCAACATGGACAGCGACAGTGAATGTATCAATATCCCGAAAAAAGAAATTATCACTGTTGGTAATTTTAGAATCGGCCTGATGCACGGCTATGGCAGCCCCGCCAGCCTTATTGAAAACCTGCAGAAAGAATTTAAATTTGACAATGTTAATATGGTAATATTTGGCCATTCTCATAATGCCGTAAATGAAGAAAGGGGAGGGGTTATATTTTTTAATCCAGGCTCGCCTACAGATAAAGTTTTTGCACGTTATAATTCTTACGGTATAATTGAAATTAACGACCACATAAAAGCTAAAATAATAAAATTATGA